The DNA region GTCAGCTATATCATCTATCTCCAGACAGATATCTGTAACGGATTCTTTTACACCGTTAACTATATCAACCACAACGAGATTGCTTCCAGCGGCAACAAGAGCCAGATCGTAGTCTATCATGCATTTGCACATAGAAGGTGATCCAATGCTTTCAAACGATATGGTGGCATCGGTTTCCCGGGGAAAACCCGGAATTTCCGGAGCCGGATCGGAAATACAGGATACAGAAATAAGTACCGATGTACAAATGGTAACAGTCAATAGAACATGCATAGCTTTATTCATTGGATATTCCCCTTACTGTCCGCCTTCAACCTGAAACCTGTATCCTGATGTCGCGTTTTCTTTGTCGATTGTCATGATCAATCACTACGATCTGCTGCCATGTCCCGGTCAATACTTTTCCGTCAACAACGGGAAGAGTAATCCCCGGCCCCATTAATGTAGCCCTCATATGTGAAAACCCATTGTCGTCGCCCCAGGTTTCAGAATGGCGGGATCTGGCATTCTTCGATATCATATTTTCAAGCATTTCCTTCATATCCTGAACCAGGGCTGGTTCGTACTCTATTGTTGTCACTGACGCGGTTGATCCTATTACCGTCACAGCCACAAGGCCATTATTTATTCCCGAAGCGGATACTGTAGATTGAACCTCTCCAGATATGTTGATTATATCGGAAAATCCTGCTGTCGATACCGTTATAGTCCTGCCGTGAACCACCCTTCCTCCTTTTCTTTCACAAACCCATACTTTCTGTATCCTGATTACCGTGCTTCAGTCCCATGTACAAGAACAGTATTCCAAATCCACCCGCCAGAACACTACCACCGGCCGCGATAAGCAGAATGGGTTCAGCACCGGCGCTTCGTATTCCTTTCAAACCGAGTTATTCATTACCGTTGAAACAGTATGTACA from Candidatus Aegiribacteria sp. includes:
- a CDS encoding secondary thiamine-phosphate synthase enzyme YjbQ, with protein sequence MVHGRTITVSTAGFSDIINISGEVQSTVSASGINNGLVAVTVIGSTASVTTIEYEPALVQDMKEMLENMISKNARSRHSETWGDDNGFSHMRATLMGPGITLPVVDGKVLTGTWQQIVVIDHDNRQRKRDIRIQVSG